In Pirellulales bacterium, the genomic window GAAGCAGTTCTGCAATTACGAGCCGATACGCTCAGCGACAGCCAGCCGATGGAACGTTTTTGGCAACGCTGGCAATCCCGTCAAAACGGCAGCAACCGCTACCAGACCGCCGCCTGATTGCGCAAAGTAAGGAATGCACCCTTGATCTTTCGATTTTAGAGGACACGCGTAGGTAACCGGTCACAGTCCGGCGAGGAGCGAGGGGGCTGATTGGTTGGCGAAACTCGCCTTGACGGCCGAAGTGATGAAGGCGAAAGCATTGCGGCTTTGCTGACGGCAGGTTTCCACGATGGTCAGCATCGTCTCTATGAACCGACTGCCCGCCGCGCTTTGCGTACCGAACGACAGCTTCCGCCAAATCACGGGGTGCCGCAAGGCCCGCTCGCTCGCGTTGTTGGTCAGTCGACCTCCAGGAACGTCCACAGCCACTGGCGATGGTCGTAAAGTTCCCGACACATGCCGCCAATTCGCGGGTTGCCGCTGAAGGTCCCGCGCAGCAGCAGGCTTTCCACCTTCCGGCAGATTGGTTGCATCACGCGCTTGAGTCCACGATGAGAAAGAGTGCCGTCACGATAACGCGCCCAGGAATGAAACATTTCCCGCGTGGGCCGCATCAACTCATGTCCCAGCCGCTTCGCTTGCGGATCGCCGCTGTCGATGAGGGCTTGAAAGTCGCGTTTCAAATGGGCCCAGCACCACTGCAATCGGTCCAGCGTCCAGTACATCTTGGCCCGGTCGCAGGTCACCACGCCGCGAAACTCCGCGCCGAGCAACTCGCTCGGTGGCGGCTCGCGTCGTGCGCTGCGCGAACACCGTGAAGCGTCGGGCCACGCAGGTCCACAACCAGGCTTTGGCCCGGCTTTCCTTGGTCGGCGATTCGTCGATGCCCAAAATCTCTTGGGCCGGCAATTGCTAGAGGCGCAGAGGGACCGCCCTGATAAGATTGCGACCGCAATGCGTTTGAACTGGCGACGGGTTCACACCAAAGGCGCGATGTATGCCTCGGTCGTTCAGCCGCCGAGCCGGTGGTTGTTAATTTGACCCGGCCAAGCGAGCCTCGACTCTCTCGGAGCACGATGCTCATGATGAACCCCGAACCGATCGTACGGGATAACATCGAGATTGGTCGCTTCACTTATTTCCCTGAGGATTTCGAGTTTAAGACTTGGGTCCCCGGAGAAAAGATCGTCATCGGCAGCTTTTGCTCGATCGGGAACCACGTGTTCATCTGCACCGGCGGGAATCATCGCTCCGACATCGCCTCGACCTATCCGTTTGACTTTTTCTTCCTCGGCCGTCCCAAGCCGAATCGCTGCTATCAAGGGACCCGCACGACCACGATCGGCAATGATGTCTGGCTCGGTCGGCGATCGACGATCATGGGGGGCGCGAACATCGGCCACGGCGCCGTGGTGGCGGCCTATTCCGCCGTGTTCTCCGACGTCCCTCCCTATGCCATTGTGGCCGGTAATCCGGCTCAGGTGATTCGCTATCGCTTCAGCCGGTCGGTCATCGAGCGGATGCTGAGCATCGCCTGGTGGGATTGGCCCGAGGCGAAACTGCGAGCTGATGTGGAATGGTTCTATCGACCGATCAACGAATTCGTGGAACATTTTTCTCCGCAGAAGGACTCGAACGATGTCCACTCACACCACGCCCGAGGACCTCATCAGTCTTTTGCGGCGCCAACTGCGAATCCAATTCCCGATTCGACTCGACACGCCGCTTCTTAGCGGCGGGTTGATCGACAGCTTCGGCCTGGCCGGGTTGCTGACGGAGATCGAGCACGAGTTTGGTGCGTCGATCGATCCGGCTGCGATCGGCGTTGACAATTTCGATACGGCCGAGCAAATGTTTCGGCTGATCCGTGGCCAATGACACGAGCCGGCAGTTGACATCGGTAAGCGGCATCCCGAGGCGTTGCGCGCAGCTCGTGGCTCGATGATGAGTTCCACCCTAACCGATCGCAGCTCGTGGCAAACCCGACCAACATCCTCGCCGCCGTTCTGCAACATGCCGACAGCGCGCCGGACCGCACTTGCGTCGAGATCTTTTCGCGGCGGACGGCGATGGAACGGAGGTCGTTTGGGGAAATCGCTGCCGGGGCCGGCCGCGCCGCCACGTTCCTCGCATCGCAGGGTCTGCGCCGCGGTGACATCGTCGCCTTTCTTGGGACCCACCATATCGATTTCTACCCGGTTTGGCTGGGATGCGTCTGGCTTGGCGCCGTTCCGACCGTGTTGGCCGAGCCCAGCGTGCGAACCGACAAGGAAATCTATTGGGCGCGGCTCGGCGAGTTGCTAAGCCGCATCGACAGTTGGGGCGTAGTCGCCGATCCACGTCTGAAACTCGAGCGGCCGTTATCCACCATCCGCCGTTGGCACTGCTTCGATGAAATCGCTGCCAACGCTTGGACGGGCTGCGCTCGGGGAATTCCCCCGCGAGTTGTTTCCCGGCCGGAAGACACTCTGCTGTTGCAGCACTCGTCGGGCACGACGGGGCTACAAAAGGGAGTGATGCTGTCGCACCAAGCCGTGCACCGGCACGCCGAGAGCTACAACCGGCGACTGCGGCTCACGGAGTCCGATTGCATCGCCACCTGGCTTCCCTTGTATCACGACATGGGATTCATCGCCTGTTTCGTGAACCCGCTTTGGCACGGTGTCCCGGTCGTCTGGCTTTCGCCGTTTGAATGGGTCGTCAATCCGGCGTTGTTGCTGGATGCCGTTACGCAACTGCGTTCGACGATCGCATGGCTGCCGAATTTTGCGTTCGCGTTTTTGGCCAGCCGAACTAAGTTGGAACCGGGCCGTTACGAAT contains:
- a CDS encoding transposase: MVTCDRAKMYWTLDRLQWCWAHLKRDFQALIDSGDPQAKRLGHELMRPTREMFHSWARYRDGTLSHRGLKRVMQPICRKVESLLLRGTFSGNPRIGGMCRELYDHRQWLWTFLEVD
- a CDS encoding CatB-related O-acetyltransferase, translated to MMNPEPIVRDNIEIGRFTYFPEDFEFKTWVPGEKIVIGSFCSIGNHVFICTGGNHRSDIASTYPFDFFFLGRPKPNRCYQGTRTTTIGNDVWLGRRSTIMGGANIGHGAVVAAYSAVFSDVPPYAIVAGNPAQVIRYRFSRSVIERMLSIAWWDWPEAKLRADVEWFYRPINEFVEHFSPQKDSNDVHSHHARGPHQSFAAPTANPIPDSTRHAAS
- a CDS encoding acyl carrier protein — encoded protein: MSTHTTPEDLISLLRRQLRIQFPIRLDTPLLSGGLIDSFGLAGLLTEIEHEFGASIDPAAIGVDNFDTAEQMFRLIRGQ